GAAGACCCACCATGCGCTCGAACCAGCCCGCCGACGTGACCGACGTTCTTGAGGATCGTTCGTTCCGCGCCTTCCATACCTTCATGCGGGCGAGCCGCGCCTATATGGATGCCGCTGTCTACGACGAAACCTGGCACAGCTACCGGCGTGCCGCCGGCGACCGTGGGCTGACCAACGGCGACGCGCCGAGAGATGCCGACGCGGCCTTTGATGTGTTGGACGCGCTGCCCGCCTACCAGCTCTACGCCTGGATGTACCGCCACCTGCAACGCTTCAAATACAACTATCCGGATCTGGGCCTCCAGCCCAAGGCCGAAGGCGAAGCTGCCCACATCCAGCGCGAACTCGATGCCGCCGCCGACTCGGCGATCGCCGCCGGCACATTACGGCTCAACCCGGACGTGACCTACCCCGACTATTACCGCCTCACCGATTTCCACCAGCACCCCGGCGGTGTGTGGTCCGACGAGATCGACGGCCTCGTCTACGAACTCGGGCGGCGCACGACGCGGCCGCACGAGGACGACGCCAACGACCTCTACCGCCTCGCCTTTTCCTATTTACCCAAACGCGATTATGCGCGGGTGCTCGACTGGGGCACCGGTCAGGGCGGCTTCGCGCTGACCTGGCTCGAGTCCCACCCGGACGCCGAAGTGCACGGCGTCGACATCGCCGCTCCCTGTCTCAAACTCGTCAACAAACGGGCGATGGAGCGCGGCGTCACTGTGCATCTGTCCCAGCAGGCGGTCGAGGCGATGGACTACCCCGACGACCACTTCGATCTGATCCTGTCGTGCTTCATGTTCCACGAAATCCCGCCCGCGCCGACGCCGGGCATCCTGGCCGAGATCGCCCGCGTCCTGAAACCGGGCGGCATCTTTGCCGGCATCGAATTTCTCCCAAAGGAAAATAGCCCGTTCCAAGAAGCGATGATGCTCACCACGGCCTACACCAACAACGAACCCTTCGCGCCCGCCTCCTACACATATCCCTATGTCGAGAAAGCCAAGGAGGCCGGCTTCGCCAAGGCCGACATCGTGTGGTTCGACAAGATCATGGCCCCAGCGAGCGACAACTCGGCCGTCCCCCCGCGCACTCGTTACCCGATCTATTTGTTCGAAAAGTAGGCACCGCAGTTTGGCGGAGATAAAACCGCTCGCATGGCTCGTCGTGCGCGCGTTAGATTTCCGCCGGGCGGCACTCACCGCAAGCCCTAGCCGATCGGACGTCCCGCCTTCGACCGCGGTATTGACATCGCCAACGGCACAACCTATCTACGCCGCAACGGGTGAAGGCCCCGGCCGCTCGCAGGCGTAAGCCATGGTGAAGCCTTCAATGTTCGACCGATCCGCTCCGATGTGTTTTCGCGGACCGATGGCAATGCGAGCCCCATCACTCTTCCGCAGAGAGGCACATGTGTGAGGTTGTCATGCTTGGATCGTCGTCGCCCCCTTCCCTAGAAGACTTGAAAGTCCAGGCTAAACGCCTGCGCACCGAACTCGATGCCGGCGGGACGCCGGTCACCCACGCCCGCGCGCTGGAATTGCTCGCCCATCAATACGGTCACAAAGATTGGAACACGCTGCACGCTGCGGTCGGCAATCGTCCGCCGGCTTGCCCGTTTTCGATCGGTCAAAGGCTTCGCGGTGCCTACCTCGGCCAGGCCTTCGACGGCGAGGTGATTGCGGTCGGCATCCTCGGAAACGAGCGCTACCGAATCACCCTCGTCTTCGACGAGCCGGTGGACGTCGTCACGTTCGAAAGCTTTTCGGCGTTTCGACGACGGGTTTCAGCCACCGTCGACCGTCACGGGGTCACCGTCGAGAAAACCTCGAACGGTGTCCCGC
Above is a window of Alphaproteobacteria bacterium DNA encoding:
- a CDS encoding class I SAM-dependent methyltransferase, whose translation is MRSNQPADVTDVLEDRSFRAFHTFMRASRAYMDAAVYDETWHSYRRAAGDRGLTNGDAPRDADAAFDVLDALPAYQLYAWMYRHLQRFKYNYPDLGLQPKAEGEAAHIQRELDAAADSAIAAGTLRLNPDVTYPDYYRLTDFHQHPGGVWSDEIDGLVYELGRRTTRPHEDDANDLYRLAFSYLPKRDYARVLDWGTGQGGFALTWLESHPDAEVHGVDIAAPCLKLVNKRAMERGVTVHLSQQAVEAMDYPDDHFDLILSCFMFHEIPPAPTPGILAEIARVLKPGGIFAGIEFLPKENSPFQEAMMLTTAYTNNEPFAPASYTYPYVEKAKEAGFAKADIVWFDKIMAPASDNSAVPPRTRYPIYLFEK
- a CDS encoding glyoxalase superfamily protein codes for the protein MCEVVMLGSSSPPSLEDLKVQAKRLRTELDAGGTPVTHARALELLAHQYGHKDWNTLHAAVGNRPPACPFSIGQRLRGAYLGQAFDGEVIAVGILGNERYRITLVFDEPVDVVTFESFSAFRRRVSATVDRHGVTVEKTSNGVPHMVLAL